The following proteins are encoded in a genomic region of Gloeomargarita sp. SKYB120:
- a CDS encoding trypsin-like peptidase domain-containing protein, with translation MRPKAWFQLLTHALAVLVGVVVTVIGFHTLPSQADPLDQVVANSPVALTGSARPTPSNFVAAAVQKVGPAVVRIDTERTVSLAIDPFFDDPFFRRFFGEFNIPRERTERGQGSGFIIDKNGTILTNAHVVEGAQRVTVTLTDGRRLAARVRGTDEVTDLAVLKLENPPSNLPVAPLGDSSKLQVGDWAIAVGNPLGLDNTVTLGIISNLRRTSSEVGIPDKRLNFIQTDAAINPGNSGGPLLNANGEVIGINTAIRAGAEGIGFAIPVDLAKKIAPILAEGKTVPHPYIGVTMSTLTPELARQINSDPNSLMQVPEINGVIIRQVLPRSPAAEAGLRRGDVIVEVEGQKITKAEDLQRVIEQSQVGQRLQMRIRRGDQTLSLTVRTGDRKQVLGQQR, from the coding sequence CCTTAGCGGTCCTGGTTGGCGTGGTGGTTACAGTTATCGGGTTTCACACCTTGCCTTCCCAAGCGGACCCGCTGGACCAGGTGGTGGCCAATTCGCCGGTGGCTTTGACAGGGAGCGCTCGACCAACCCCGAGTAACTTTGTAGCGGCGGCGGTGCAGAAGGTGGGACCAGCGGTAGTGCGGATCGACACTGAACGAACCGTCAGCTTGGCGATTGACCCCTTCTTTGACGACCCCTTTTTCCGGCGCTTTTTCGGCGAGTTCAACATCCCCCGGGAACGGACCGAGCGTGGCCAAGGCTCCGGTTTTATCATTGACAAAAACGGCACCATTCTCACCAATGCCCACGTGGTGGAGGGGGCGCAGCGGGTGACGGTGACTCTAACGGATGGGCGGCGCTTGGCCGCGCGGGTGCGGGGGACAGACGAGGTGACGGATTTAGCTGTGTTAAAGCTGGAGAACCCGCCGAGTAATTTGCCTGTGGCGCCCCTAGGGGATTCCAGCAAGTTGCAGGTGGGGGACTGGGCGATTGCGGTGGGAAACCCCTTGGGACTGGACAACACGGTGACGCTTGGCATCATCAGCAATTTGCGCCGCACTAGCTCGGAGGTGGGGATTCCTGACAAGCGGCTGAACTTTATCCAGACCGACGCAGCCATCAACCCTGGCAATTCGGGGGGTCCCCTGCTCAACGCCAACGGGGAAGTCATTGGCATCAACACGGCGATCCGGGCGGGTGCTGAAGGGATTGGCTTTGCGATTCCAGTGGACCTGGCTAAAAAGATTGCCCCGATCCTGGCGGAGGGCAAAACAGTGCCCCATCCCTACATCGGGGTGACCATGAGCACCTTGACGCCGGAGTTGGCGCGCCAAATCAACAGCGACCCCAACAGCCTGATGCAGGTGCCCGAGATCAATGGGGTGATTATCCGGCAGGTGTTGCCCCGGAGTCCGGCAGCGGAAGCCGGCCTGCGTCGCGGCGATGTGATTGTCGAAGTCGAAGGACAAAAGATTACCAAGGCGGAAGACCTGCAACGGGTCATTGAACAGAGCCAGGTGGGTCAACGCTTGCAAATGCGTATCCGGCGCGGCGACCAGACCCTGAGCCTGACCGTCCGCACGGGGGACCGCAAGCAGGTGCTCGGCCAACAACGGTGA
- the feoB gene encoding Fe(2+) transporter permease subunit FeoB, whose amino-acid sequence MATIALVGNPNCGKTTVFNALTGARQRVGNWPGVTVERKEGTYHFGGRTVTVVDLPGIYSLDVTDTTIGLDEQIARNYLLSGEAQLVVNILDAANLERNLYLTTQLLEMGVPLVLALNMMDVARRRQLQIDVQQLSHLLGCPVVPLCAHRGQGIPLLKQVIDYGLVHPELPNAQVTYPPDIQRALQDLLPQLGENARRWHALHLLQFGAGDGWTVPVHEALARWQSQLRQTLADDLDLIIADARYEWIRQVVEQAVSRAGVVHQTVSDAIDRWVLNRWLGIPLFLTIMYVMFWFSINVGGAFIDFFDQAVGAVFVEGVAHILESWQAPGWLIGLLADGVGGGIQTTSTFIPQIGLLFVYLAILEDSGYMARAAFVMDRIMRWIGLPGKAFVPMLVGFGCNIPGIMATRTLENAQDRLLAALINHFMSCGARLPVYALICAAFFPRNAQNVVFVMYSLGIGAAIFTALLLKKTLLPGPVTPFVLELPPYHVPSLTGVLLRAWERLKAFIWRAGRMIVLMVIILGLLNSVGVDGSFGKQNRPDSLLAAIGRGITPVFTPMGIQAENWPATVGIFTGMFAKEVMVGTMDNLYTQLAQAEAGEPAEPEEPFNLLAKLQAAVATIPANLSEVGKQLLDPLGLGILADTENPEAAAEAQEVHATTFGQMALRFGTPVAAFAFLLFVLFYFPCVSATASVYRETNLGWTVFIALWTTGLAYWTATGYYQLMTWRQHPLFSTLWLGGLALVFIAVLWGMARAGRRRWRTQMRFGSG is encoded by the coding sequence ATGGCAACAATTGCCTTGGTGGGGAATCCCAACTGCGGAAAAACCACGGTGTTTAACGCCCTGACCGGAGCGCGGCAGCGAGTCGGCAACTGGCCGGGGGTAACGGTTGAACGCAAAGAAGGGACCTATCACTTTGGTGGGCGCACGGTGACGGTGGTAGATTTGCCGGGGATTTATTCCCTAGATGTGACCGACACCACCATCGGGTTGGATGAACAGATCGCCCGCAATTATCTGCTCTCGGGAGAGGCCCAACTGGTGGTGAACATTCTGGATGCCGCGAACTTGGAGCGCAATTTGTACTTAACCACCCAGCTTCTGGAGATGGGCGTACCCCTGGTGCTGGCTCTAAACATGATGGATGTGGCGCGGCGGCGACAGTTGCAAATTGATGTGCAGCAGTTGAGTCACTTACTAGGGTGTCCGGTCGTGCCCCTGTGTGCCCATCGCGGCCAGGGGATTCCCCTGTTGAAACAGGTCATTGATTATGGGCTAGTCCATCCCGAACTGCCCAACGCTCAGGTGACTTATCCCCCCGATATTCAACGCGCGCTGCAAGACCTACTGCCCCAGCTAGGAGAAAACGCCCGGCGCTGGCACGCGCTACATTTGTTGCAATTTGGGGCGGGGGATGGATGGACCGTGCCGGTTCACGAGGCGCTGGCGCGCTGGCAATCACAACTGCGGCAAACGCTGGCTGATGACCTGGATTTAATCATTGCCGATGCCCGCTACGAGTGGATTCGCCAGGTGGTGGAACAGGCGGTGAGCCGTGCCGGGGTGGTGCATCAAACCGTTTCCGATGCGATAGACCGCTGGGTGCTGAATCGCTGGCTGGGCATTCCCCTTTTCCTGACCATCATGTACGTAATGTTTTGGTTTTCCATCAATGTGGGGGGCGCATTTATTGATTTCTTTGACCAAGCTGTGGGAGCTGTGTTTGTAGAGGGAGTGGCCCATATTTTGGAGTCCTGGCAAGCGCCGGGGTGGTTGATTGGTTTACTCGCCGATGGGGTGGGCGGCGGGATTCAAACGACATCCACCTTTATTCCCCAAATTGGGTTGCTGTTTGTGTACCTGGCCATCCTGGAGGACTCAGGTTACATGGCGCGGGCGGCGTTTGTCATGGACCGGATCATGCGCTGGATTGGCCTGCCGGGCAAGGCGTTTGTCCCCATGTTGGTGGGGTTTGGCTGCAACATTCCAGGAATCATGGCGACGCGGACGCTGGAGAATGCTCAGGACCGGTTGCTAGCGGCGTTGATTAACCACTTCATGTCCTGCGGGGCGCGTTTACCCGTCTATGCCCTGATCTGCGCCGCCTTTTTCCCCCGCAACGCTCAAAATGTGGTGTTTGTGATGTACAGCCTGGGGATTGGGGCGGCGATTTTTACTGCGCTGTTGCTCAAGAAAACGCTGTTACCTGGGCCGGTGACGCCGTTTGTGCTGGAGTTGCCCCCGTATCATGTGCCGTCGCTGACCGGGGTCTTGTTGCGGGCGTGGGAACGGCTCAAGGCGTTTATCTGGCGGGCGGGACGGATGATTGTGCTGATGGTGATAATTCTGGGCCTGCTGAATTCGGTGGGGGTGGATGGCTCCTTCGGGAAACAAAACCGGCCCGATTCACTGCTAGCAGCCATTGGCCGGGGGATTACACCGGTCTTTACCCCCATGGGCATCCAGGCAGAAAACTGGCCGGCGACGGTGGGCATTTTCACCGGCATGTTTGCCAAGGAAGTCATGGTGGGGACCATGGACAATCTCTACACCCAACTGGCGCAAGCGGAAGCAGGTGAACCAGCAGAACCCGAAGAACCGTTCAATTTGCTGGCGAAACTCCAGGCGGCGGTGGCGACCATTCCTGCCAATCTCTCTGAAGTTGGGAAACAACTACTTGACCCGCTGGGCTTGGGGATTCTGGCCGATACAGAAAACCCAGAGGCGGCGGCTGAGGCTCAGGAAGTTCACGCCACCACTTTCGGTCAAATGGCGTTGCGATTTGGGACACCGGTTGCGGCGTTTGCCTTTCTGCTGTTTGTGCTGTTTTATTTCCCCTGCGTATCGGCCACCGCCTCGGTCTATCGGGAAACCAACCTGGGCTGGACGGTTTTTATTGCTCTGTGGACAACGGGGCTGGCGTACTGGACAGCGACGGGCTACTACCAACTGATGACCTGGAGGCAACATCCCCTGTTTTCCACTCTATGGCTAGGAGGTTTGGCGCTGGTGTTCATCGCTGTGCTATGGGGAATGGCGAGAGCAGGGCGGCGGCGCTGGCGAACACAGATGCGGTTTGGGAGCGGATGA
- the thiL gene encoding thiamine-phosphate kinase — protein sequence MRLSDIGEAGLLQRLHAFCPAEIIGDDAAWFCPPAGKELVITTDVLVEGVHFSSSPLSPLPVLTMSATDVGWRSVAANYSDLAAMGAQPLGITVGLGLPPALPVAWVDELYAGMREILQTYGGVIWGGDVVRSPVVSVSITAVGWLDNVRIQRSTAQVGDWLVATGYHGLSRAGLEMIQNGIDAPEIAPLVAAHRRPQPRLDVVTALRELGIRRAAGMDTSDGLADAVWQICRASQVGAKLGTDIPVHPLLEKCFPQQAEAWLWYGGEDFELVLALAPDVAQQLMERLGPPAHYLGEIVAGDQVWWGEKPLEPTGGFQHFQSSSPARQQDLRNG from the coding sequence GTGCGGCTAAGCGACATCGGCGAAGCGGGATTATTGCAGCGGTTGCACGCCTTTTGCCCAGCGGAAATTATTGGCGATGATGCGGCCTGGTTTTGCCCACCGGCTGGCAAGGAACTGGTCATCACGACGGATGTGCTGGTCGAAGGGGTGCATTTTAGCAGCAGTCCCCTGAGTCCATTGCCAGTGCTCACCATGTCAGCAACCGATGTGGGCTGGCGGTCGGTGGCGGCTAACTATTCCGACCTGGCGGCGATGGGCGCCCAACCCCTAGGGATCACCGTCGGGCTGGGATTGCCGCCTGCGTTGCCAGTCGCCTGGGTGGACGAACTCTACGCAGGGATGCGCGAAATCCTGCAGACTTACGGCGGTGTGATTTGGGGCGGCGATGTCGTGCGCTCACCAGTGGTTTCCGTCAGCATTACCGCAGTCGGTTGGCTGGACAATGTACGCATCCAACGTTCGACAGCCCAGGTGGGGGATTGGCTGGTGGCAACAGGCTACCACGGCCTATCGCGGGCGGGTTTAGAGATGATTCAAAACGGCATTGATGCGCCAGAAATTGCCCCGCTCGTCGCAGCGCACCGGCGGCCTCAGCCCCGCTTGGATGTCGTGACAGCGCTACGGGAACTAGGGATTCGACGGGCCGCTGGGATGGACACCAGTGATGGGTTGGCCGATGCGGTCTGGCAAATCTGTCGCGCTAGTCAAGTCGGGGCGAAATTGGGCACCGATATTCCTGTGCATCCGTTGTTGGAAAAATGCTTTCCCCAGCAGGCCGAAGCCTGGCTGTGGTACGGCGGTGAAGATTTTGAACTGGTGTTGGCGTTAGCGCCGGATGTAGCGCAGCAGTTGATGGAACGATTGGGACCGCCGGCCCATTACTTGGGGGAAATCGTCGCGGGTGACCAGGTGTGGTGGGGAGAAAAACCACTCGAACCGACAGGGGGGTTTCAGCATTTTCAGAGTTCATCACCCGCTAGGCAGCAAGACTTAAGAAACGGTTAA
- the hisB gene encoding imidazoleglycerol-phosphate dehydratase HisB yields MQRIATVARQTQETQVQVTWNLDGQGQCQADTGIPFLDHMLHQLAAHGLFDLTVQAKGDLHIDDHHTNEDVGITLGQALAQALGDKKGIHRFGHFLAPLDEALIQVALDCSGRPHLSYGLHIPTQRVGAYDTQLVREFFVALVNHSAITLHIRQLAGINSHHIIEATFKAFARALRQAVDYDPRRMGQIPSSKGSLCG; encoded by the coding sequence ATGCAACGTATCGCCACCGTAGCGCGACAAACCCAGGAAACCCAGGTGCAGGTGACCTGGAATCTGGACGGGCAAGGGCAATGCCAGGCGGATACGGGGATTCCGTTTCTGGACCACATGTTGCACCAGTTGGCGGCGCACGGACTGTTTGACCTGACGGTGCAGGCCAAGGGGGATTTACACATTGACGACCACCACACGAATGAAGATGTGGGTATTACCCTGGGACAGGCGCTGGCGCAGGCGTTGGGAGATAAAAAAGGCATTCACCGGTTTGGGCATTTTCTGGCGCCGTTGGATGAAGCGTTGATCCAAGTGGCGTTGGACTGCTCGGGGCGGCCCCACTTGAGCTACGGGTTGCATATCCCCACCCAGCGCGTTGGCGCCTACGACACCCAACTGGTGCGGGAGTTTTTTGTGGCGTTGGTCAATCACAGCGCCATCACCTTGCACATCCGGCAACTAGCGGGCATCAACTCCCACCACATCATTGAAGCCACGTTTAAGGCGTTTGCGCGGGCGCTGCGGCAGGCGGTAGATTACGACCCGCGACGGATGGGGCAAATTCCCAGTTCCAAAGGTTCCCTGTGCGGCTAA
- a CDS encoding DUF3592 domain-containing protein, translating to MARLVFVLIGLALLGVGLWNAHRTWQFLQGAVKTRGEVVDIERRWSRRTEDIDDRRRASRYSYSLSYYPVVEYSLPNGRRVRFTAKVGSDPPRYRLGQIVEVLYNPNDPFDARIDNFLELWLGPLFWGGFGLFFLVMGLVAPVRSGR from the coding sequence ATGGCTAGGCTAGTGTTTGTCCTTATCGGCCTGGCGCTGCTAGGAGTGGGTTTGTGGAATGCTCACCGCACTTGGCAATTTCTGCAAGGCGCAGTCAAAACCAGGGGCGAGGTGGTAGACATAGAACGGCGCTGGTCCCGACGAACTGAAGACATCGATGACCGCCGTCGTGCAAGCAGATACTCCTATTCGCTGAGCTATTATCCAGTTGTGGAGTACAGCTTGCCGAATGGTCGTCGAGTGCGATTTACAGCTAAGGTTGGCTCCGACCCGCCCCGTTATCGCCTGGGCCAGATAGTGGAAGTACTCTACAACCCGAACGACCCTTTCGATGCCCGCATCGATAACTTTCTGGAGCTGTGGCTTGGGCCGTTGTTTTGGGGCGGATTTGGCCTGTTCTTCCTGGTGATGGGTCTAGTGGCTCCTGTGAGGTCGGGGCGATGA
- a CDS encoding ferrous iron transport protein A — translation MALHWRERWRQWRNQGRSQAINTGFTYHNDPTAEAPLDKNLSQTLADMPLGERVQIQGLPGPSQAKLLSMGLVPGVVVEIASRLPSGSVVVALDGQRLGLGAELAQQIAVVPYAGSGKPMKLREATVGARLRVVGYAPAAGDYKRKLLAMGLTPGTVLEVKRHAPLGDPTEILVRGFALSLRKGEADALVVEPV, via the coding sequence ATGGCACTGCATTGGCGAGAGCGATGGAGGCAATGGCGAAATCAAGGTCGTTCCCAGGCGATCAATACTGGGTTTACCTATCACAACGACCCTACGGCTGAAGCCCCGTTAGACAAGAATCTCTCGCAAACATTAGCAGACATGCCCCTAGGCGAACGGGTGCAGATTCAGGGCCTACCGGGGCCATCTCAGGCCAAGCTGCTAAGCATGGGATTAGTGCCGGGGGTTGTGGTGGAAATCGCTAGTCGTTTGCCATCGGGGTCAGTAGTGGTGGCGCTGGATGGGCAACGGTTGGGGCTAGGGGCAGAACTAGCGCAACAAATAGCAGTTGTACCCTATGCAGGGAGCGGAAAACCGATGAAACTGCGGGAGGCAACGGTGGGAGCGCGCTTGCGGGTGGTGGGATACGCACCAGCGGCGGGGGATTACAAGCGCAAGCTGCTGGCAATGGGGTTAACGCCGGGGACGGTTTTGGAAGTGAAACGCCATGCGCCCCTGGGAGACCCCACAGAAATTCTGGTGCGAGGATTTGCCCTGAGCCTGCGTAAGGGGGAAGCAGATGCCCTGGTAGTGGAGCCGGTGTAG
- a CDS encoding FeoC-like transcriptional regulator, protein MLQRIQTLLQRHSPMTLAVLAQKLGSDPDTVRPMVELLARKGRVRIEKRSGCGGCFACRPEELETYTYIAQENNNPAFERVNQL, encoded by the coding sequence ATGTTACAGCGGATTCAGACCCTTTTGCAACGCCATAGCCCGATGACCCTGGCGGTTTTGGCGCAAAAATTAGGAAGCGACCCCGACACCGTGCGACCGATGGTCGAGTTACTGGCGCGCAAAGGGCGGGTGCGCATTGAGAAGCGTTCTGGGTGCGGCGGCTGTTTTGCCTGTCGCCCAGAAGAATTGGAAACTTACACTTATATCGCTCAGGAGAACAATAACCCGGCATTTGAACGAGTAAATCAACTTTGA
- a CDS encoding metal ABC transporter permease, whose translation MWEILTAPLQFQFMQRALVMGVLTGGLCPLVGAFLVVQRMALLADVMAHAVLPGVAFSLALGIDALWGALVSGLLSTGVIHWLQHQTRMKVDGAMAFTFASFFALGILLISWLRPSQDLEHLLFGNLLSVTGQDIVKTFIVAAVISVLLVRFYQPLLFLTFDPVGAQALGLPVRWLRWGLLVGVTLTIIVSMQAVGVILVMALMVGPALVGYVLANDLQGMMAIGAGVGVLSSTVGVYSSYYLNLPPGPLIVLANTVLLVLAVLGQRWRWRKMEKDETTDAPCNVSPP comes from the coding sequence ATGTGGGAAATCCTCACCGCACCCCTGCAATTTCAATTCATGCAAAGGGCGCTAGTCATGGGCGTGCTCACCGGCGGTTTGTGCCCACTGGTGGGTGCGTTTTTGGTCGTCCAACGCATGGCTCTGCTTGCCGATGTCATGGCCCATGCGGTGTTGCCTGGTGTAGCATTTTCGCTGGCTTTGGGGATTGATGCGCTCTGGGGCGCCCTGGTCTCAGGATTGCTCAGCACGGGGGTGATCCACTGGCTCCAACACCAGACCCGCATGAAGGTCGATGGAGCAATGGCGTTCACTTTTGCCAGTTTTTTTGCCCTGGGAATTTTACTCATTAGCTGGTTGCGCCCCAGCCAAGATTTGGAACATCTTTTGTTCGGCAATTTGTTGAGTGTGACGGGTCAGGATATTGTCAAAACCTTCATCGTTGCAGCGGTCATTAGTGTTTTGCTCGTGCGCTTTTATCAACCGTTGTTGTTTCTCACCTTTGACCCAGTCGGAGCCCAGGCCCTAGGATTGCCGGTGCGATGGTTGCGCTGGGGACTGCTGGTAGGCGTGACGTTGACCATCATCGTCAGTATGCAGGCGGTGGGCGTGATTTTGGTGATGGCATTGATGGTTGGACCGGCGCTGGTGGGCTACGTCCTGGCGAACGATTTGCAGGGCATGATGGCTATTGGCGCAGGCGTGGGTGTGCTCAGTAGCACGGTAGGCGTCTACAGCAGTTATTACTTGAACTTGCCGCCAGGGCCGTTGATTGTGCTAGCGAATACGGTGTTGCTGGTGCTGGCGGTGCTGGGACAACGGTGGCGCTGGCGTAAGATGGAAAAAGACGAGACGACCGACGCCCCATGCAACGTATCGCCACCGTAG